One window of Solwaraspora sp. WMMA2056 genomic DNA carries:
- a CDS encoding diacylglycerol kinase family protein — translation MRTKQELSDAIRRQRRAVLIVNAKSRRGRQLYSDARQRLTAAGFDLLATYPVDEPGELERNLDEAVGLAPDLLVAGGGDGTIGAAARLLAHRDIALGLLPLGTTNNFARTLGIPLDLDDAVGVITGGKVIDVDLGLAGDLPFANHVGIGLSADVMLRTPPRLKRVVGKLAYPATAAALMARHRPLRVSVRAEGRTREFTTHQLYVANGGHQAGRPITADANADDRLLVAYPVGGPTRRSLLGATVRNAATGHRRTLRHDPFLAVGELLVETDRPARVEIDGELSGRTPVRLRVDANALRVMAAADVVDR, via the coding sequence GTGCGGACCAAGCAGGAGCTCAGTGACGCCATCCGGCGGCAGCGGCGGGCGGTGCTGATCGTCAACGCCAAGTCGCGGCGGGGTCGGCAGCTCTACAGCGACGCCCGCCAGCGGCTGACCGCCGCCGGCTTCGACCTGCTGGCCACGTACCCGGTCGACGAGCCGGGCGAGCTGGAACGCAACCTCGACGAGGCGGTCGGGCTGGCCCCGGACCTGCTGGTCGCCGGCGGCGGGGACGGCACGATCGGGGCCGCCGCCCGGTTGCTCGCCCACCGCGACATCGCGCTCGGGCTGCTGCCGCTGGGCACCACCAACAACTTCGCCCGCACCCTGGGCATCCCGCTCGACCTGGATGACGCCGTCGGCGTCATCACCGGCGGCAAGGTGATCGACGTCGACCTGGGCCTCGCCGGTGACCTGCCGTTCGCCAACCACGTCGGCATCGGGTTGTCCGCCGACGTGATGCTGCGTACCCCGCCCCGGCTCAAACGGGTGGTCGGCAAGCTGGCCTACCCGGCGACGGCGGCGGCGTTGATGGCCCGGCACCGGCCGCTGCGGGTCAGCGTCCGCGCCGAGGGCCGGACCCGCGAATTCACCACCCATCAGCTGTACGTCGCCAACGGCGGTCACCAGGCGGGGCGGCCGATCACCGCCGACGCCAACGCCGACGATCGGCTGCTGGTGGCGTACCCGGTCGGTGGGCCGACCCGCCGCAGCCTGTTGGGCGCGACGGTGCGCAACGCCGCGACCGGCCATCGCCGGACCCTGCGCCACGACCCGTTCCTCGCCGTCGGTGAGCTGCTGGTGGAGACCGACCGCCCGGCGCGGGTCGAGATCGACGGCGAGTTGTCGGGTCGGACGCCGGTCCGGCTGCGGGTCGACGCCAACGCGTTGCGGGTGATGGCGGCGGCCGACGTCGTCGACCGGTGA
- a CDS encoding DUF4345 domain-containing protein, whose protein sequence is MAAVTAAAAGRAGAVPRSRTQAVILAVAGLVVVGIGGAVLAAPEAFHAGNDIEFGGNPSLLSEIRAAGGALLATGVLVALGAFVRRLTFTAALVGAAVYLAYGLSRLFSMAVDGLPATGLVAATVAELILGAACGHVLYRQRG, encoded by the coding sequence GTGGCAGCAGTGACCGCCGCCGCCGCCGGCCGGGCCGGGGCGGTGCCGCGTAGCCGTACGCAGGCGGTGATCCTCGCCGTCGCAGGTCTGGTCGTGGTCGGCATCGGCGGTGCGGTCCTGGCCGCCCCGGAGGCGTTCCACGCCGGCAACGACATCGAGTTCGGCGGCAACCCCAGCCTGCTCAGTGAGATCCGGGCCGCCGGTGGGGCGCTGCTGGCCACCGGCGTACTGGTCGCCCTCGGGGCGTTCGTCCGCCGGTTGACCTTCACCGCCGCGCTGGTCGGCGCGGCGGTCTACCTGGCGTACGGGCTGTCCCGGCTGTTCAGCATGGCGGTGGACGGGTTGCCGGCGACCGGGCTGGTCGCGGCCACGGTCGCCGAGCTGATCCTCGGGGCGGCCTGCGGGCACGTCCTGTACCGCCAGCGCGGCTGA
- a CDS encoding DUF1707 domain-containing protein gives MSGEVVPSRRELRMSDADREAVVARLNAAVAEGRLTLTEFSDRVDAVLQARTFGEVEPFVADLPAVDPVAAADVVELRSQAGQLRRTGRWSVPRRLVVRAKAGSALLDMRHAVFSHRVVEVELSTQAGSATIVLPPGATANVDGVTTSAGSARVKVPAVPEPGATAPHLVVTGSTVAGSLTVRYEYRFWRWRW, from the coding sequence ATGAGTGGCGAGGTCGTGCCGTCGCGGCGGGAACTGCGGATGTCCGATGCGGACCGGGAAGCGGTGGTCGCCCGGCTCAACGCGGCCGTCGCCGAGGGCCGACTGACCCTTACCGAGTTCTCCGACCGGGTCGACGCGGTGTTGCAGGCACGGACCTTCGGCGAGGTGGAACCCTTCGTCGCCGACCTGCCCGCCGTCGACCCGGTCGCCGCCGCCGACGTCGTGGAGCTACGCAGCCAGGCGGGGCAGTTGCGGCGTACCGGCCGGTGGAGCGTGCCGCGCCGGCTGGTGGTGCGGGCCAAGGCGGGTTCGGCGCTGCTGGACATGCGGCACGCCGTCTTCAGCCACCGGGTGGTGGAGGTCGAGCTGTCCACCCAGGCCGGGTCGGCGACGATCGTGCTGCCGCCCGGGGCGACCGCGAACGTCGACGGGGTGACCACGTCGGCGGGTTCGGCACGGGTCAAGGTGCCGGCGGTGCCGGAGCCGGGCGCGACGGCCCCGCATCTGGTCGTCACCGGCAGCACGGTCGCCGGCTCCTTGACGGTGCGCTACGAGTACCGGTTCTGGCGGTGGCGTTGGTAG
- a CDS encoding DUF1349 domain-containing protein has product MTPQTPSPPPTSPTPVIAGLPALAWQHVPVAAGYDPDRQALSITAGAGTDWFVDPVGAYRTHDAPALLFDCPAGEFALSARVTVDFAAAFDAGVLCLRLDEEHWAKLCFEFSPQGQPMVVTVVTNGTSDDANTVTVDSSTVHLRVLRKGLAYAFHYSLDGVSWQFARLFRLAGDAAGSTRVGFLAQSPTGQRCAATFERIALVDEVPDDLRGGQ; this is encoded by the coding sequence ATGACACCGCAGACACCGTCCCCGCCACCGACCTCGCCCACGCCGGTGATCGCCGGCCTGCCGGCGCTGGCCTGGCAACACGTCCCGGTCGCAGCCGGCTACGACCCCGACCGGCAGGCACTGTCGATCACGGCGGGCGCCGGCACGGACTGGTTCGTCGACCCGGTCGGTGCCTACCGTACGCATGACGCGCCAGCACTGCTGTTCGACTGTCCGGCGGGCGAGTTCGCCCTCTCGGCCCGGGTCACGGTCGACTTCGCCGCCGCGTTCGACGCCGGGGTGCTGTGCCTTCGCCTCGACGAGGAGCACTGGGCGAAGCTCTGCTTCGAGTTTTCGCCGCAGGGGCAGCCGATGGTGGTGACGGTGGTGACCAACGGCACGTCGGACGACGCGAACACGGTCACCGTCGATTCGTCCACTGTCCACCTTCGGGTGCTGCGCAAAGGGCTGGCGTACGCGTTCCACTACTCCCTCGACGGGGTGTCGTGGCAGTTCGCCCGGTTGTTCCGGCTTGCCGGCGACGCGGCCGGGTCGACCCGGGTGGGCTTTCTCGCCCAGTCCCCCACCGGGCAGCGCTGCGCCGCCACGTTCGAGCGGATCGCCCTGGTCGACGAGGTTCCCGACGACCTGCGCGGCGGCCAGTGA
- a CDS encoding RICIN domain-containing protein: MLGVQNMSTATGARVLQWADNGTNDHRWRLRYRSNGYFRIQCANGGKVLGVAGGSTAQGAQIVTADDTGASHTLWQFV; encoded by the coding sequence GTGCTCGGGGTGCAGAACATGTCCACCGCGACCGGGGCGCGGGTGCTGCAGTGGGCGGACAACGGCACCAACGACCACCGCTGGCGGCTGCGGTACCGGTCCAACGGCTACTTCCGGATCCAGTGCGCCAACGGCGGGAAGGTGCTCGGGGTCGCCGGCGGATCCACCGCGCAGGGAGCGCAGATCGTGACCGCCGACGACACCGGAGCCAGCCACACGCTCTGGCAGTTCGTCTGA